The Primulina tabacum isolate GXHZ01 chromosome 10, ASM2559414v2, whole genome shotgun sequence region TCAAGGCTCGTTAAGATTGATTCAATGCAGAAAATGAGCACAAAGAAATTACTTGTGCATCTCAACTTTCTATGCTTGACCTTTTATATAACCTTTACGAATTTTTCTTTGCATGACTGTTTACTTGATAATCGTATTAATATGGACACTGTACATAGTTTAAAGAAATGGCGAGTATATAATCATATTAAACTAAAGATTCTTCTAAAAGCCGTTTTTTCTAGTTTTTTAAAGCATTCTTTTTAAGGGTAAAAGTTCAACCAAACTTTTCTAAAATAAAAACTTGATTTTCATAGGAAAAAATTCTCAATCCAAACGGAATTTAAACCCAGAATAGGGACAACTGACCTCTGAATCAAGTAGATTAAAGAATTAGACATTTTTGCAATGAAAAAATGAATTGAATAAAGGAAATTCTCAAAAGCCAAAACTcccaaaatatatattaaaatgtcAAAGCCCGGACAActaaatatcataatttaaaaaatggGAGGGCCAAATTCATTGGAACACACTTGTACAAATGTAATAATCTAGTCTACATGCAAAACCACTCCACATATTCGAAAAGGATACCAAAAACCGAAAAACAGAAAGTTATAGGGTATAAACCTCTGACGCACTGTCCTGAGACTGAACAAACGCTTTTGACCCCTGCAAGGTATTAATAAACATCTGTAAATAGTAGACCTTATACAATAATTCCAGTGATCGAAAGTACATAACATGCTGCATAGGAATCAAGGACTCACAACATTGAATTCCGGAGTCTGATTTACAGTCCCGTTATCCGATACTGATGCCCTAGGTGAGGAGCCTTCCTCTGATCCCTCTCTAACAGGTGAAGGTGGCTGTGGTGGTGGAACATAGGAAACCCTCAACTTGCACTCATCAACTTGATTCCCTGATTCTTTGTTGAACTATCATGCACGCAAAAGAATATCAAAAAATGCCCACAACATTAGGTATGTAGAAAACAAATTGTCAAAAAATTACCATTTCAGGAGTAATATCCTTTGCTGTGACTCCAGGGCTCACGACCACACATTGCAGGAGAAATTTGTCCCTGCACTGGAGATCCGGGGGAGCCTCCTTCTGGGCTTGCATAGTAACTGAATGGCAAAACAAGAATTGAAGTAATTCTCACTCTGACACACTGAATTAAAATGCTGTCTTATTTTCAATTTCCCAGAGtccaaattcaaaaattagtaAAAACTATAAATAAAAGGATCACACATCCAAAAAAGTTTAATTGAAATATATGAGTGAGCGATGGAGACCTATAACATCACAAGAAGAATGAGGCACCACCGTTCCAGTATTTGGCCTCACGCAATACTTCTTTGGATTTGTGGTCTTAACCTGAATATCCAGACAAATAACAGAACAAAACATGAAGGATAAAAAATCATAGATTTCCTCCACCAAAGACAAAATATCCCTACTACATTTCCATTTCCCATAACGACGGATAACGAACACATTTTACCCAATTGAATAAACAAATCTTATACCTTGAACGCAACATGATTATCGGATTTGTTCGATAACTGCAAGGAACATGAGATCTGCTTCTTCAATTCGACTGTTACAAATCAAAAAAGTTAAAAATGCAAATATTAATCAACGACATCCAGATTAGCATAAAAGGGGGAAATAATCTAACGCACAGATCTAAAACAACAGAATCAAATCAACGCCCTTCCCACTGACCACGAAATCAAACATTCCCCTATAACTTAACAAGACAAGCAACAAAAAAACACCCTGAGCGAGAAATAATCGTTAATTACAAGGGAATTGAAGTTCGAGTGGTTCGATTTGAAGGAGCTCGCGGTTGCTCATTTCTACGCAGATACTTGATCTATCAGCCCGATTTCCCGATGTCGAGAGGCGGTTGCCGCGGCGTAGATTGAATTAAGGAAGGTATCGCCACTGCAGACGAGAAAATAAAGAAGAGAGATCTGAATCCTGTTGAAAAAAGGCAAAACTCCAACGTATACATAATTAAATTGGCAAAATTTATAGcttttatttgaaataaaatttttactACTTCTGTtcataataattgaaatattttttttacaaaatgtCATAATTATATTACAGAATGATATAtaatttatcattatatataaataattaataaatctagactagaaaataaaaaaatactgaACGACTTATAATTAGCTTCgaaaataatttgaataatgCGAAAAaactttttttcttttattattttgattcaCAAACTTTTGCAATGACAAATTAATTATACAAATCAAATTTTTGAGTttcatttttattcttataactGTTCATATATATGAATAATAAATTGAAAGAAAtcgataaaaaatttatttttaatttaaatttataaaattcgaaactaaATATTAGGTGTGGATCGATGGCTCAGTTTGTCGGTATATTGTCGAAATCTTCTTAAAATTAATTGTGGGGcctgtttttaaaataaataaaattgtgggACGAAATTATAGTATTAGCTCATGAACAGCTAATTCCACATTACAAAGTACGGGAAAGTAAATTAGAATCCTGTCTGTCTTATTAAATGCTACCAATTTAACAAGTataaattcttgaaaatttcaaTGTTAATTTATACATAAAATTTCGTATCAAATCTTCTCCCGGATAAAAATTCACGTAACATATCAAACTTACAATTTTTTCCATCACTTTGCACAATTCTcaactaaaaaaaattgaacatgAACATTAATTAATTTGCTACTAATATATTAGATAAATAACTGATATCCATCGGTATTGAGTAGataagaggaaaaaaaaagatttttaaTGGACCAAAATGAAGATTTTGCCGTTTTAAATTCATGATGGAATTTGTATGGGTGAAAGTACAATTAAAGACTGAATAATCTTGGAATCCGGTAAGCTAAGCGGCGGTAGAGAAAAATGGTTGTGGGTGGAGCTGCCTCTTCTGATCTCCTGCATGGTCAGAAGGGCCGCAACCGTGTTCCGGAATATATCTTCGCCGGCCACCAGAACCGCCGTGTTTCCTGCTTGGGAGTGGAACATTCCGGTGGCCTTGTTCGGAGGGAACACGGTATCGATGGTGGCTTCACATTCCTTAACAAGCTTCGAGATGGAATCGGTTGTGAAAAATGGTTGCTCCAGAACTTTTTGGATGAAGGGGAGCCGCAAAACTCCTCCTGTTCTCTTGTCATATTTCTTCAATATTTTAGACAaacctacaaaaaaaaaaatcaggaaaTTGGGatcatatattttaattttcgaAGTAAcaattcgaaaattcagttatTTAAACTACATTAAACGATCTTTCAAATTGGTCAACACTGTCTAGTTTATGGAAAACACTTTGCTTGCTCATTTTTACCAGTGTAATTGATGTTGCTGTAATtgagaaggagaaccatttcACCATGGAAGTTGACTATAGCTTTTCTTATCTTTTCCATTTTGTCTTCCATCTCTAATGCTGGACTTCCATTCGCATTTTCTCCCCATCCAATATCCACCATTTCCTTTATTTTTTCTTGCAATTCCTGCAGTACCAAATGCTTGTCTTCAATTGATCCATCAAAATTTAATGCATTATAATCTTAATACATGAAAGAAAACGAACCTTATGATGAATAATAAAGTCCTCTTCTTGTTCCATGAAAAAGATATTGAATTTCTCGATCTCATAATCTAACAAGTGCAAGAACTCGGCTTCAGTCTTTGACGATTTATTCAACATCGACGGAGCCAATGAAATTAACTTGACGAGTTTCTTCAACTCCTTGTAAGCCAAGAACTTGTCACGCCACCCCGGAAAACTCTGCTGTATTTGCTGCTGCAATCTCTTACCAAACTTCATTCTCATCGATGGGTACTTAAAATTTTGAAGTGCGGTGTGTGTAATATATAATACAATGCCAAGGATTTGGGGGTTCGGTAATTGTAGAAACAAGAATATTTAGCAAGCATATGCTTGACGTGATGAAGAgggatatttgaaaataaaggacCGTACCCGAGTGAGAAAATTCTCAGCATATTCCACAAAGACTAGTAAATGttctttcatttatttttattaccaGCTTTCTTCTTACCTTCATGTCCAACTGTTGACAAAATCGGTGGatctttgattttcaatcattattattttgatttcagactgcatgttatcattttcaatatatatatacatcttttACAATCTTTATGTATTAACTATTTTATTGTTGAAATAGCCGTTTATCGTAAACGTACagaaaattaatatattgtGTGTACCAGAAATTAGTATCGTGCTATGATGTTGTCAATACGAGTGCACGATATGTAgcgaaaattaattattaatacaCAAGTATAACATGAATAAatagataatatatttaaattatccaCATGACAAAAATTCACTAGGAAAATATGTAATTTGTTTACACAAAATAATACTAGTGAAaataacaaaacaaaatttcttGACACTCCTATGAGttaaaatgcatcaaaataaaccagaCTAACAACTAGATGAATAAACCGAAGTTGCTTgaaacaaataataaaataacatttttcgaTCAACACtttgcgtcagtgttgttcttcaCGTGTCTTCAATATCAATCAGCAACATGGCAAATTTGtaaatcaatcacacaaaatcTTCACACAAAAATCTCAAAAACTGAACTTGTGCAAGTTCAGAAAAACTCCAGCAGCTGCGTACAAATCCTCTCTGAGCCGCCCTTTCTTCTCTCAATATCCCATATATATCTTCATATATTGACCTAATTATCTTTCCATATTAACAAAATCCTAcaaacatgaaaacaagagtttATTAGGAATAAGACTTTATTCAAATTTAAGATATTATATCTTACATATAAATACCAAAAACAaatcataataaataaatacCAAGATTAGATTAGGTTAACTAAGTTTAGGAATAATTCTTATTATTAGATTGAAGTCAAATTAGTCTAGAAATGTAAAACTGAATAGatgatattttttgaaaaaatcataaaatttatgTTGAAATTGAACTCACCAAATGATATTATGCGAACATCAAAATAGTTTAACAGAGTTTGTAAAAAACAAACAATCAAACctaatattaaaatagtttaatcAACAATGGTTTGAAATacgtataaaaaaaaaatttatctacCAAGAAATTCGATTTATTCTGTTATTCAGAGTTGGAATAAAACAGCCGATCGAAACCAGAccaatttaaattgaaaaaccATAATTTAATTACAAAATGTACCCaaaactttcaaattaatttgatTCCATAAGTTGCCTAAATGTACCAAATGTTTGGCAAATCTAGAGGTCAA contains the following coding sequences:
- the LOC142505605 gene encoding vesicle-associated protein 1-2-like — protein: MSNRELLQIEPLELQFPFELKKQISCSLQLSNKSDNHVAFKVKTTNPKKYCVRPNTGTVVPHSSCDVIVTMQAQKEAPPDLQCRDKFLLQCVVVSPGVTAKDITPEMFNKESGNQVDECKLRVSYVPPPQPPSPVREGSEEGSSPRASVSDNGTVNQTPEFNVGSKAFVQSQDSASEVKSLINKLTEEKNSAILQNNKLQQELELLRRQGKRSQGGIPFMYVAIVGLIGILLGYLLKKT
- the LOC142505630 gene encoding SPX domain-containing protein 3-like, which gives rise to MRMKFGKRLQQQIQQSFPGWRDKFLAYKELKKLVKLISLAPSMLNKSSKTEAEFLHLLDYEIEKFNIFFMEQEEDFIIHHKELQEKIKEMVDIGWGENANGSPALEMEDKMEKIRKAIVNFHGEMVLLLNYSNINYTGLSKILKKYDKRTGGVLRLPFIQKVLEQPFFTTDSISKLVKECEATIDTVFPPNKATGMFHSQAGNTAVLVAGEDIFRNTVAALLTMQEIRRGSSTHNHFSLPPLSLPDSKIIQSLIVLSPIQIPS